The Candidatus Tectomicrobia bacterium genome contains a region encoding:
- a CDS encoding response regulator: protein MTLAAAAGALLAFGEEFSRQAFYSMLQRSGVEKVRICVSCQDAMSTLNQSARKWNLLLLDSRISRGLDTVREIRRRMGPHIKILMVFSGPTKEAVAEAIEAGVDDIMIYPVSQATLEKKLARHVSLQQSKVTAFKRADRAADVFTASQ, encoded by the coding sequence ATGACCCTGGCCGCAGCAGCAGGCGCCCTGCTCGCCTTCGGCGAGGAGTTCTCTCGGCAGGCGTTCTACTCGATGCTCCAGCGGTCGGGCGTCGAGAAGGTCCGCATCTGCGTCTCGTGCCAGGACGCGATGAGCACGCTGAACCAGTCGGCCCGGAAGTGGAACCTCCTGCTCCTGGACAGCCGCATCTCCCGGGGGCTCGACACCGTCCGCGAGATTCGCAGGCGGATGGGACCGCACATCAAGATCCTGATGGTGTTCTCGGGCCCCACCAAGGAGGCGGTCGCGGAGGCGATCGAGGCGGGAGTGGACGACATCATGATCTACCCCGTCTCCCAGGCCACGCTCGAGAAGAAGCTCGCGCGCCACGTGAGCCTGCAGCAGTCCAAGGTCACCGCCTTCAAGCGGGCGGACCGCGCCGCCGACGTCTTCACGGCGAGCCAGTAG
- a CDS encoding TerC family protein has translation MVWVWVLFLVFVLLMLALDLGVFHREAHVVSMREALGWSAFWISLSLAFSIFIYFAYEGRWLGMGETLDAVDKTYNTGVPAAVKYLTGYIVEISLSMDNLFVILIIFRYFSVPPRYQHRVLFWGILGALVMRGVMIVVGAKLVAEFHWILYLFAVFLIYAGVKMLTMGDEPVDPEQNYMIRLARRFFPVTGRYHGNHFVVRAGTSASRELEMPGALAVRDEAVEKTGAGTLMLTPLALALIAVETTDVLFAVDSIPAIFAITADPNLVFTSNVFAILGLRSLFFALASLMDKFRYLKVSLALVLVLVGGKMLVADWFRDLMGPNYNFYLLGMVVFILAGGVVASLLAPAREEPGPAES, from the coding sequence ATGGTCTGGGTGTGGGTGCTCTTCCTGGTGTTCGTCCTGCTGATGCTGGCGCTGGACCTCGGCGTCTTTCACCGCGAGGCGCACGTGGTGTCGATGAGGGAGGCCCTCGGCTGGTCCGCCTTCTGGATCTCGCTGAGCCTCGCCTTCTCCATCTTCATCTACTTCGCGTACGAGGGCCGCTGGCTGGGGATGGGGGAGACGCTGGACGCGGTGGACAAGACGTACAACACCGGGGTGCCCGCGGCCGTGAAATACCTCACGGGCTACATCGTCGAGATCTCCCTCAGCATGGACAACCTCTTCGTTATCCTCATCATCTTCCGCTACTTCAGCGTCCCGCCGCGCTACCAGCACCGGGTCCTCTTCTGGGGCATCCTGGGCGCCCTGGTGATGCGCGGCGTGATGATCGTGGTGGGGGCCAAGCTGGTCGCCGAGTTCCACTGGATCCTGTATCTCTTCGCCGTTTTCTTGATCTATGCGGGCGTGAAGATGCTCACGATGGGCGACGAGCCGGTGGACCCCGAGCAGAATTACATGATCCGGCTGGCGCGGCGCTTCTTTCCCGTCACCGGGCGCTACCACGGCAACCATTTCGTGGTTCGGGCCGGGACCTCCGCCTCGCGGGAGCTGGAGATGCCGGGCGCGCTCGCCGTGCGGGACGAGGCCGTCGAGAAGACGGGGGCGGGGACGCTGATGCTCACCCCCCTCGCCCTCGCGCTCATCGCGGTGGAGACGACGGACGTGCTGTTCGCCGTGGACTCCATCCCGGCCATCTTCGCCATCACGGCGGACCCGAACCTGGTCTTCACCAGCAACGTCTTCGCCATCCTGGGGCTGCGCTCGCTCTTCTTCGCCCTGGCCAGCCTGATGGACAAGTTCCGCTATCTCAAGGTGTCGCTCGCCCTGGTGCTGGTGCTGGTCGGAGGCAAGATGCTGGTGGCCGACTGGTTCAGGGACCTGATGGGCCCAAACTACAACTTCTACCTGCTGGGGATGGTCGTCTTCATCCTGGCGGGGGGCGTGGTGGCGTCGCTCCTCGCGCCGGCGCGCGAGGAGCCGGGGCCGGCCGAGTCCTGA